The Solenopsis invicta isolate M01_SB chromosome 12, UNIL_Sinv_3.0, whole genome shotgun sequence DNA window TCAACCAATAGTAAGTTTTAGATATCCACTATATTTTGCTctccataagactaccttctctctttcttgtaAGATTTTTCatcatacatattatataatttctaaaatatttatatacccagtattatttcactacccttcctttcctccctctattacaCTCTTTACTTttcgcaggatacaatcgagctctttcgattgaatccgcaactctctttactttctgcaggatacaatcgagctcttttgattgaatccgcaactctctctactttctgcaggataaaatcgaactctctttcgattgaatccgcaactctctttactttctgcaggatacaatcgaactctctttcgattgaatccgcaactctcttttacttcctgcaggatacaatcgaactctctttcgattgaatccgcaattctccTCACtttctgctggatacaatcgaactctctttcgattaaATCGGCAActttctttactttccgcaggatacaatcgaactcttttgattgaatccgcaactctctttactttctgcaggatacaatagAACTCTTTTTCGATTGAATGCGCAATTCTCTTTTACTTcttgcaggatacaatcgaactctctttcgattgaatccgcaactctctttactttctgcaggatacaatcgaattctttttcgattgaatccgcaactctcttttacTTCCTGCCGGATACAAtcaaactctctttcgattgaatccgcaattctccTCACtttctgctggatacaatcgagctctttcgattgaattcgcaacttTCTTTGCTTCCATCAGAAACAAagaattccttttttttcataattaaaactcttcctttttctttctttcaagtaGTTacaatctagattttattttcttttattagaaagagaaaacgtagccttaattcttAAATTCATGCTAGTGCGTAATCGAGTCCCTGAGCGGAAGTTGCAAAAAgctattaagaactgtcggagtcgtcaaaataagaagctccggaagcttggcgTATCGTTATCGCTCTCCAAAAATTTTGGCAACCTGCGAGGAGAAAATTCTGTTTCGCCTAACGCTCTAACTAAATTAAGAATTTTCGACAAATCGACCGAGtcatctccaccagtctcaaatcTGTCCCCCGaatcattctctctttcccccaGTCGCTATCCCTCTCCCTCTTACAcccctggatctcatgtagaaacagattttaaacaatcaccAAAGTCACCTTCTTCTACTTTTGATCcctttgcagagcccttagTGCGTCAGTAGAATGTATAGGCCGGTTCAAACacggggatctcaggggggtgcggggaagggggggaatatttcgggtcgcgcggggggacctagccggcgataaggtcccgcgggtggaccaaaccgggtggaggagggggagggggagcttaaaacggggtcacacgtgtaaacctaaccggtagttctgcgtaatcaatgtttatataaacagtgataacgattcgaggactatgttcttggccgatgtttaaataaatttgacacctttgaaatgtgtcgcgtggaggcaactggccatttaatgtaaacatggaccatgtacttgtcactctgtttacataaacataataaatcacaccgcgaggaggtgtgtatgacagtactttgaaatcggaaatggttctgcgtaatcaatgtttatataaacagagataacgattcgaggaccatgttcttgaccgacacctttgaaatgtgtcgcgtggaggcaactactgaccatttaatgtaaacatggaccatgtacctgtcactctgtttacataaacataataaatcacaccgcaaggaggtgtgtatgactgtactttgaaatcggaaatgtctgtcatcacgagggggataagctatacgatggcgaatattttgtggggtgtgcgcggctatttccgcgcggcccgtcgccgtcgccgccgccgccgccgccgccgccgcgtgcgtggagggatgcgcgctgtctaacgcgggtccgctggggcgatccgccgccgccgcgtgcatggaggggatgcgcgctgtctaacgcggggtccgctggggcgatccaccgccgccgctggcaccaccaccatcaccaccaccaccaccactatcactattgtttttccttgtccttgtccttgtccttctcctcctcctacTCCTCCTTGTTCTCCTCCTTGTcttcctcctgctcctcctcgTCCGGAGCCCGATCTTGAGAAGGTCCGGACTGATCTTGAGCCCTCtcatccttctcctcctcctgctcctccttgtcctcctccttgtcctcctcctgctcctgctcctccttctcctcgtcCGGAGCCAGATCTCGTGAAGGTCCAGCCTGACCTTGAGCCCTCTCACGTcgcataaaatctaataaagctGCCCCCCGACCACGAGGAGCAGCTTCGGCAGCATCATGTAGATGACGAGGCGGGCGTATGGGCAGGTCTATACGAGGGGGGACCAAGCGACCACCCCCGCGACCGCCTAGAAGCGCGTTGTAGCGATCGAGATGAGGTCGGCGTATAGGCTGCAAGTCCATACCGGGGAAGGGCAACAAGCGACCATTCCCGCGACCACCATGGAAAATTGGTCCATCGGGCCACCAATTTACATCATTGTCTATGGGCACAACCGCAGCACGACGGCGAACGGCTGGTTCTTCCAGCTTAAAGTAACGGAAACGGGCACCCAGCTCGCGAAAACGTATTACCAACTCCCGGAAACTTATAGGTTAACGCGGCTCAGGCACCACTAAACCTAATTCTATTTCCGGAAGCGATATTTGCACGGGAATATTTGGACCGTAACCCATTTTTGTGTTGTTACAGTCGCGCGAGCTAGACTGAGACTGAAGAGCTAGAGCATTCTCCGTCGCTAAGACCTAACTTTACTCtcgtatactcgcatctttttagcTTACGAttgagcatttgaaacacatgttttttttttagcctgactttattctcttatacttgcatctttttagcctacgactgagcatttgaaacacacgtttttttagcctgactttactctcgtatactcgcatctttCTAGCCTGACTGTACTCTCGTATCTTCgcacattctttttaaaatatttcaaaactaaatatcgTGGTATTGATACTAATGTATAACTGTGGATTTTTTtggaagaggaaaaataaaaaaaggttgcaatttaaatttaataataaataatttattgtctgttgtgaatacattgtttatgcagtaaaaaataaagctaacagCTCACAATCGACGAGTTGACGCATATCGAAGATATTGCTCTCGCGTATCGCTTTTTCTTGATTCATTACATTGGACGCGATGTTTAAGAATTGTGTGTACTTAACATCGACTGTATCAACGATTCTAACTAAGCGCTCGAACATTACGTTGATACACTCGTACAAACTGAACATACGATGTAACGTGGATTCAATCACTGTCACATACACGTTAGAAGATTCGAGACGTATAAGCCTAATGTCATTCATCACACTAACTTTGATTGTTAAGGGTCCGACGCTTATAAAATTGTCCTTGTAGTCATTccgaattaatttggaaatattccatCGTTGCTCGTAGAGACCTTTCCACGTTTCAACAGACAGTATCAATTCTCGTCCTTGATGATCTCCTATGGCGATCTCCACGTAACTCGGTGGACCGACGTTAATTCCAATCTCCAAATACTTGTAACTCGTAGCTGTCAAAGCGTAACGTCTGCTCAATAAGCGCGCTGTACGACGCTCCGTCGAAATgctgtaaaagaaaatcaaaagtttgtgacgatgcaccccaTAGAAAAAGCATCGCCACGGCGAACATCAGCCGaaaaggccgccgggccataaccgggggtgccgtGGGCACCCACTTTTAATGATCCAAGACCGTGATACCGTCTGGCGACAGACATCGCCAGAAGAaacgcgccgagccatcgcacgcgctgagtcggcacgcacgcgctctcggaggacacgcggtcctcccttccccgacgactccgccgtcaagcgccgagaaagataacggaggcgagcggagtcgctcggtataaatagggccaccgCGACGAGAAACAGACACTCTACCACCGACCAGCTTCCCGATCACGATCCGCTGCGTCGGCGATATCCTGCTCCTAAAGTCGGAAAATccggtcgaagagtgcttggccgcggcgagagggtactccgcctccgacgcCACTCCTTTCGATAGCCACCAGCCTCCGCGAACCGCGGACCACGGGTCTCGGTCCACGAGCCGGCCTCCGGTGACCCAGAGGCTGCCCTCCTCTCCCCGCGACACccaccaaaaccgcgaccgccgtgttcggggtcccggatcaaggtacttgacagggtgtcgcGCGTCCGACCTGCCTGCGACGATCCCCGTCGCGAAACCGCGATACCGTGCGGGAATCCGATCCGCCCAAAGCGATCGCGTCTCACCGGCCAGAACCGCGAACGGTACCGTAGGCCACGCCTACCGCGTCGCCAGAGCACGACACGCAGACCGCGGGGACCGCCCCCCCCCTCCCCGGAATCGCGCCTATACGCTCCCATGCGGACTAACGCCGAGACGCGCCTACCTCACCGCACTGTATATATCTGTAAATAGCGCAAACGTGTAAATAGCATATAAGAAATATAGTTGTGTAAGATGCATTTAAACTCAAAACTCGCATCGAATTATTCAAAGCCGTTCCGCCGAtcttcctttctcccgcgtcgaaccATTTCCACGGCCTCGCGCCGGGAGcccgacgagctgatccgcgcgcggaaagtcggtaaattacaagTTTATCACACAACGTTGCATAAATGCTATTAGAATATCGAAACTTACCCATTGcattccttcttcacttcaccACTGTACAATGTGTTACCTCCCTCGGCAAAGTACATTGCgaatcgttcgttcgttcgaacctctgatgcaatactgatgttGCAAGAAATTATGATGCTTATTTAAAGATTAATGCTTCTGCACTTCTAaggagaggggaggcttccccctctttcaacaatttcattattgtcgtcgttatcgctttcacatgtcacgacacgtttatgcttttgcaattgtaaaggagtgggggatacttttcccctctatcaaacaatttcatcatcatcgttatcgctcgaacgtgtcgtgacacgttttcgcggtctggcaacgttgtacatgaaacgtgaaatatgacgtacatgaaacatgacgtacatgaaacgtaaaacatgacgtacatgaaacatgacgtacatgaaacatgacgtacatgaaacgtgaaacatgaaaaaaacgttaatctaaacatgaaaaacgttaaactaaacgtgaaaaaacatgaaaaaacgttaaactaaacgtgaaaaaaacatgaaaaacgttaaactaaacgtgaaaaaacatgaaaaacgttaaa harbors:
- the LOC120359264 gene encoding uncharacterized protein LOC120359264 — encoded protein: MYFAEGGNTLYSGEVKKECNGISTERRTARLLSRRYALTATSYKYLEIGINVGPPSYVEIAIGDHQGRELILSVETWKGLYEQRWNISKLIRNDYKDNFISVGPLTIKVSVMNDIRLIRLESSNVYVTVIESTLHRMFSLYECINVMFERLVRIVDTVDVKYTQFLNIASNVMNQEKAIRESNIFDMRQLVDCELLALFFTA